One region of Quercus lobata isolate SW786 chromosome 2, ValleyOak3.0 Primary Assembly, whole genome shotgun sequence genomic DNA includes:
- the LOC115977907 gene encoding cytochrome P450 CYP82D47-like: MDFSFLPYFNTNLVGLLAILFFSYVILRRLRAPKARKAPEAAGGWPLIGHLRLLAGGSQLPHMTLGALADKYGPAFTIRVGVHPALVISTSELAKECFTTNDVSLCSRPKIISGKHFGYNYAMLAFTSYGPYWREIRKITSLELLSTRRLELLKGVKASEMETSLKELYKFWEEKKSGNKDHVLVDMKQWFGDLSLNVILRMVAGKRYYGTSAASDEARRCHEALREFFHLAGLFVVGDAIPYLGWLDLGGYEKAMKKTAKELDGIVTEWLEEHKEKKASGEAKLGEQDFMDVMLSILNGANLGGFDADTVTKATCLSMIAGGSDSTTGTLTWALSLLLNNRHVLRKAQEELDIHVGKGRLVNESDINKLDYLQAIVKETLRLYPAAPLLGLREFAEDSNIGGYHVTKGTRLMVNLWKIQTDPRIWSEPLEFKPERFLTTHKDIDLKGHHFEFLPFGSGRRACPGLAFGLQMTSLALASLLHAFEISASSNELVDMTGSLGLTNFKATPLDVLVKPRLPSFFDA, encoded by the exons ATGGACTTCTCCTTTCTACCATACTTCAACACAAATCTAGTTGGCCTCCTTGccatacttttcttttcctatgtTATACTAAGAAGATTGAGAGCTCCCAAAGCTCGAAAAGCACCAGAAGCAGCCGGTGGATGGCCTCTAATAGGTCATCTCCGCTTATTAGCAGGAGGTTCTCAACTTCCCCACATGACATTGGGAGCCTTAGCTGACAAGTATGGACCAGCATTCACCATTCGAGTTGGGGTGCACCCAGCTTTGGTGATCAGTACTAGCGAGTTAGCCAAAGAATGCTTCACCACCAATGATGTTTCCCTTTGTTCTCGACCCAAAATAATTAGTGGGAAACATTTTGGTTACAACTATGCCATGTTAGCTTTCACTTCCTATGGTCCTTACTGGCGTGAAATACGCAAGATTACCTCTTTAGAGCTACTCTCAACTCGCAGGCTTGAACTACTCAAAGGTGTCAAAGCCTCTGAGATGGAGACCTCTTTGAAGGAGCTATATAAGTTTtgggaagagaaaaaaagtggCAATAAAGACCATGTTTTGGTGGACATGAAGCAATGGTTTGGGGACCTAAGTCTAAATGTGATTCTTAGAATGGTTGCTGGAAAGAGGTACTATGGTACTAGTGCTGCGAGTGATGAGGCTCGAAGGTGTCATGAGGCATTGAGAGAGTTCTTTCATTTGGCTGGGCTTTTTGTGGTTGGGGATGCTATTCCTTACCTTGGGTGGTTGGATTTGGGTGGGTATGAGAAGGCCATGAAGAAAACAGCAAAAGAGTTGGATGGTATAGTTACAGAGTGGTTGGAAGAGCACAAGGAGAAGAAAGCTTCAGGTGAAGCAAAACTAGGAGAGCAAGATTTCATGGATGTCATGTTGTCTATCCTTAATGGAGCTAACCTTGGTGGTTTTGACGCTGATACTGTCACCAAAGCCACATGCTTG AGTATGATTGCAGGAGGCAGTGACTCAACCACAGGTACTTTGACATGGGCTCTTTCACTATTGTTGAACAACCGCCATGTTCTAAGAAAAGCTCAAGAAGAACTGGATATCCATGTGGGAAAAGGAAGACTTGTAAATGAATCCGATATCAATAAGCTGGACTACCTCCAAGCCATTGTTAAAGAGACACTTCGATTATACCCAGCTGCACCACTTCTAGGACTACGTGAATTCGCTGAGGATAGCAACATAGGTGGCTACCATGTTACCAAAGGCACTCGATTAATGGTGAATCTTTGGAAGATTCAAACAGACCCTCGTATATGGTCCGAACCACTTGAGTTCAAGCCAGAGAGATTTCTAACAACCCACAAGGATATCGATCTTAAGGGCCACCATTTTGAGTTCCTTCCATTTGGTAGTGGTAGAAGAGCTTGTCCTGGACTGGCTTTTGGTCTTCAAATGACAAGCTTAGCATTAGCTAGTTTGCTACATGCTTTTGAAATCTCAGCTTCATCAAATGAATTGGTTGATATGACTGGGAGCTTAGGGCTTACAAACTTCAAAGCTACACCACTTGATGTTCTCGTCAAACCACGCCTGCCTTCATTCTTTGATGCATAA